One Pleurocapsa minor HA4230-MV1 genomic window, CGGAGCAATCATTGCGGCAAAATCAGTAGTGGTGAGTAATGTTCCGCCTTATACAATTTTTGGGGGCAATCCAGCCAAGTGTATTCGTCAGCGATTTGACGATGAGGTGATTCGCTCATTACTTGAAATAGCTTGGTGGAATTGGGATATCGGCAAGATTACACGCAATTTGGAGAAGATCGTATCGACAGATATTGAGGCTCTGATAAATTGTGAGTAGAAGCACAGTAGAACAGACTCGTTAGGTTGCTTTGTTCGACGACTTGGCAGTTTTGATAATGAAGATATACTATCGCTTGAGCCAATGAGCGCGATCGCTTTCTAAAAAATTCTCTATCTAATGATTACTTCTAGGACAGAAATTACTCGTAATACTACTTAGGCGATCGCACTTTTTAGATTGTGTCATTTTTAATCAGATAAAATTTCAGGAGCGATCGCTACTTTTTTAGCCAGTTTTTCCACAGAATGATACCCAGAAAGTTTTCATATAATAAATAGTTAATCGACCACGAAAAACTTGAGGTATTGTGTTGCTAAAAGTTTTCGCTATTATTGTGCTTTTACTTTCTGTCACCTTCGCGGGGGTTAGGATCTATGGTGCTTTTCGCTGGGAAGAAGAAACTCAGGCGTTGCGTAATCAGTTGCAAGCATCGCGTGTATCGGTTCAGCCTCAGATCGTTCACTTCGATGAAATTAATGGACTACCTGCGCCAGTGCAGCGATATCTCCGTAAAACCCTTCAAGACGGACAATCGATGGTAACTGGTGTACGTATGCAGCATCGTGGTCAGTTCAATATGAGTCTGACAACGGAGCAATGGAAGCCTTTTACTTCGGATCAACAAGTCATTGCCCAGCGCCCAGGTTTTGACTGGAATGGTCGAGTGGCAGTGCTACCAGGTGTTCCAGTGTTAGTGCATGACACTTATATCGCAGGTGAAGGCATTCTACATGCGGCACTGTTTGGGCTGTTCTCGCTAGCCAATATACGTGGTAAGGGTGAAGTTGCTAAGGGTCAATTAATGCGCTTTTTTGCAGAGGCAGCTTGGTATCCTACAGCACTGTTACCTAGCCAAGGAGTACTTTGGGAGGCAGTAGGCGATCGCTCTGCTCAAGGAACTCTCACTGAAGGTGACATTAAGATCACGATGCTCTTCACATTTAATGAGCAAGATCTGATCGAGAACGTACAAGCAGAAGCACGCGGACGTACGGTAGGTGACAAAATTATTCCAACCCCTTGGAGAGGACATTTTTGGAACTACAGAGAACACAGTGGAATGCAAATACCACTAGATGGTGAGGTGGCATGGATGCTGCCTGAAGGAGCTAAACTTTATTGGCGTGGTAGTATCACAGAAATCATTTACGAGTTTTCACGTTGAACTGCGTTCAAAGATATTAACTGTTATCTGAAATGGCATTTAGGACAGAAATTATGAGAAGAAGTACAATAAACAATTGCTCAACTAAGTTTATTTGATAATTCGACCCAGAGAAAAATAAAGTGATGTTACACTGACAACAACCTGACCAGCATATTATTTAAAAATTTAAAATTTATGCAAGCAATTCTTTTAAGTCGTGAAGAAGTAGCACGACGCGCACAAGAAATCTACGAAAATATTCATCAACAAGTAGAACAAGAAAAAAATATCGGTAAAATGATCATTATCGATGTAGAAACAGAGGAATATGCAATTGATAAAACTGGTTTAGAATCAGCCCGTTATTTACGGGAAAAACACCCTAACGCTAGACTTTTTGGAATTTGTATTGGTTATAATGTTGCAGCTTCCTTTGGCGGTATGATGGAGCGTATTGATAAGTGATTTCTGGTGTGGTATCTAACGGATATGCAACACTTCCTGTCATCTTTCGTTTGCCCAATCAACCTAACTTTTCGATAAATTTTGTTATCGATACGGGCTTTACAGATTATCTTTGTTTACCTTCAGAAGCTGTAGCTGTATTGGGTTTACCTTTTTTATACGATTTACCTGCCAATTTAGCTAATAATAGCAATGTTCTCTTACCTGTACATGAGGCAATTATTCTTTGGCATGAAAAAGAAAGAGAAATTCGTGTACTGGCTACAGGAAGAAAACCTTTATTAGGAAGAGCTTTACTTGATTGCCAGGAACTTACAATTCAGTTTATAGAAGGTGGTTTGGTTACAATTAAACAACTTGAATCATGATTGAAAGTAATGAAATAAAAGATTCCGTAGATATAGCGATCGCTATATCTGAAATAATCAGATGATCTTGATAAAATGTACTTAAAGTTTAGTATTCTGCGAGGAGACTATGCGGTCGATTGAACAGCTGACAGAAGAAATATTATCCTTGCCTAGCGCATCAAGAGCAATCCTTGCAGACAAGTTGGTAGAAAGTTTAGAATTCGACACCGACTCAACAATTCAATCGATTTGGGTGACTGAAGCAAAAAGACGAAGAAATGAGATTCAGGATGGCTCGGTAAAACCAATTCCAGGGGAGCAAGCATTGGCTGAGGTTAGACGACTGATTGAGCCATGAGGTATGTGTTTCACCCAGAAGCTCTCACTGAATATACTGAAGCTGTTAAATATTATACAGAGCATAGAGTTGAAGTTGCACAAGCATTTATCAATGCGATCGAAGATACAGTTTATCGAATTAAAGAATCTCCCACTCGTTATGTTGTTGTAGATGATGAAGTTCGACGATGTATGGCGCGTAAGTTTCCTTATGGAATCCTTTATACAATCGAGTTGGTTTTTAGGTAGTAGGTAGTGGGTAGTGGGTAGTAGCAATTTCTCATCTTATTTGGGATTGCCATATTTGATAAAAAGCAATTGGTTTACAATCAAACAACTTAAATCATGATTGAAGGTAATGAAATAGACGCTTCTTTTGCTTACGAATACTCTCAACGTCGCGGTAAACACAGAATTTATATTGGGATGTCTCCAGGAGTTGGCAAAACTTACCGTATGTTACTGGAAGCTAAATGTTTATTGGCAGAAGGTATTGATGTTGTTATTGGGTTATTAGAAACTCACGGTAGAGAAGAAACCGCCGAAGTAGCAGCAGGTTTAGAGTTAATTCCCCGTCAGCAAATTAAGCGAGGCAATAATACCTTGACTGAAATGGACACGGAGGCAATTCTTGCTCGTCAACCACAATTAGTATTAATCGATGAATTAGCACATACTAATGTACCAGGTTCGCAGCGAGAAAAACGTTATCAAGATGTGGAAATAGTTTTAGCAGCAGGTATTGATGTTTTTTCTACGGTTAATATTCAACACTTAGAAAGTCTGAATGATTTGGTGGCTAAAATTACGGGAGTCGTAGTGCGAGAGAGGATTCCAGATCGTTTATTAGATGAAGCTGACGAAGTTGTGGTAGTTGATGTTACTCCAGAAACTCTACAAGAACGTCTTAGGGAAGGAAAAATCTATACTCCCGACAAAATCGAGCAATCTTTACAGAATTTTTTCCAGCGACATAATTTAGTCGCGCTGCGAGAATTAGCACTGCGAGAAATCGCCGATAATCTCGAAGAGATGGCTGAATCAACCACTCCTAAAGATAAATACTGTAGTATTCATGAACGAGTTTTAGTTTGCATTTCTACTCATCCTAATTCGTCGCATTTATTAAGAAGAGGAGCAAGACTTGCCAGTCAAATGCGATCGCGTCTATATGTTTTATATGTCAGTAACCCCGATCGCTTTTTAACTAAAGAAGAAAGTTTGTATTTAGAAACCTGCGAAAAGTTATTAGAGCAATTTGGTGGTGAATTTATTCGGGTAAATAGTAATAATATTACTCAAGCGATCGCCGAAACTGCAAAGAAGTATTATATTACCCAAGTAGTATTAGGACAAACGCAGCGATCGCGTTGGCAGTTATTTTTACATAGTTCTCCAGTACAAGAGCTGCTGAAAGTTCTTCACGATGTCGATCTACATATTATTTCAACCAAAAAACCAGTATCAATAAAACCACTATAAATTAGGCAATAATTCCTGCTAGTATACCTTGAGTGGTCTATGCTGCTAGCTTGAAGACCCAAACATCGACTATTTGAACTTTCTAGCTCAATACCCTGTTTTTTATTCATTAACCTAGGAAATATTTGCTAACAGCGATCGCCTCATCATGAAGAATCTACAACTACCTCAAAAAATCATGCTTCTGGGTGCAGGAGAGTTAGGCAAAGAGTTTGTGATTGCAGCTCAACGTTTAGGAAATTATGTGATTGCGATTGATAGTTATCCTAATGCTCCAGCAATGCAGGTAGCTGACACTTCAGAAGTGATTTCCATGCTCAATGGTGATGATTTAGAAAGAGTAGTGCAGAAACATCAGCCAAAGTTTATCGTGCCAGAGATTGAAGCGATTCGTACCGAAAAGCTAGAGGAATTTGAACATCGAGGAATCACCGTCATTCCTACCGCAGCAGCGACTAACTACACGATGAATCGCGATCGCATTCGGGATTTAGCTGCTAACAAACTGGGTATTCGTACTGCCAAATATGCCTACGCTACTAGCTTAGAAGAATTAATTCAGGTGTCGGCAGAGATTGGTTTTCCTAACGTGGTTAAACCAGTCATGTCTTCTTCGGGAAAGGGTCAATCAATAGTAAAATCAGCCTCAGAAGTAGAGCAAGCTTGGTCAAATGCGATCGCAGGAGCCAGGGGAGATACCCAAAAAATAATCGTGGAAGAGTTTATTGATTTTGAACTCGAAATTACCTTGATGACGGTCAAACAGTGGGATGCTGCCACGATCTTTTGTCCTCCTATTGGTCATCGTCAGGAGCGAGGCGATTATCAAGAGTCTTGGCAACCCGCAGCAATCTGCAAAGAGAAAATTCAACAAGCAGAAGCGATCGCCACTAAAGTTACGGATGCTTTAGGTGGTGCAGGAATCTTTGGTGTCGAGTTTTTCATTACTCAAGATGAGGTGATTTTTTCCGAACTATCTCCTCGTCCTCATGATACAGGCATGGTGACCTTAATTTCCCAAAATCTGAATGAATTTGAACTGCATTTACGAGCTATTCTAGGCATACCCATCCCGCAAATAGAACTTTTTGCCCCTGCTGCCAGCGCCGTAATTTTGGCTCAGAAACATTCATCAGAAATCAACTTCACCAATGTAGCTCAGGCTTTGACAGAAGTAGATACTGACTTACGGTTATTTGGCAAACCAGATTCTCGTCCCTATCGTCGAATGGGAGTTGCCCTAGCTAAAGCAGAAACTACAGAATTAGCTAGAGCAAAAGCGTTAAAAGTAGCAAAGACGATTTCTTTGGTCTAACTCTCTTCTAACTGTTTTTCTGCTTATTCAAATGGTTTTAATTCTCCAATGTAGGCAATACCAATTATGTTGAGTTTCCATTTCTGAGGATTTTTGTGGTTAGGTTCTTGCTTGATGTAATCTAACTCAAAACTATCAGGATACTCTCGACAACAGGCGATCAACACGGGAGCAAAATCTTGAGTTGCCGAAAATTGCCTTAGAGGTAGGGTAATGAGATTAATCACATTTTGAGGTTTGATTTTGTTGACCCATGAGCAATAGGAGCTAGTGACGATTAGCTGTTGACCAAACCTAATTTCAATCAAACCATCGTTTATATCTGATTTAATGTATATGGCAACTAATTTACCTTTTAAGAGAAATTGTAGGGAATTGCCCCCAGAGAGAGAAAAATTTTTCTCTCTATAAACACTGTTTTGATAAACTGATATTTTTGGCTGACGTTCAAAAAAGTTTCCTTGTTCAAAGTTCTCAAAAAAAGCTAAATTTTCAAAATTATCCTGATAAATAGACTTGATTCCTATATTTCTTGGATAGTTTTTATTTGATTTTAAACTATTGATTACGCCTATTTTATCTAGTTGTTCAACAATTGTTTGAGCAACTATTTGCACTCCATAAGGTCTAGTATAATGGGCATCATCTTTATGATTATATAAAGACTTGATAAAGTTTTTTCCTTTCTGCTCACTTAACAAATTAGTTAAATTTACTACAGGTAAGTAATAGTGTTTGCCAATTGATTCATAAACTTCTGATAAAACGCATGATTGTTGATAATATTTTTCTTGATTTACGCCAAATATTACTAAGACAATTAAGCAAAAAGGATTAGATTTTTGACATTTTCTAATAAATCCTTCTAAAGATTTTCCTGCTAATTCTAATGAATAAGAATCAAGCTCGATAGCGTGACGATCATTTATACAATATTCAAAAAATATAATATCGCTGTCAAGCGCAATATTGTATCTAGCTTCTTGAATAACTCCAAAAATATTAGGGACACCACCAAGAGAATAATATTTTATAAAAGTTTTTTGGCAGGTTATTTGACGAAGGTAATTATTGAGATACTTTGTATATCCCTCCCTCATTACTGAATTAGAACCGCCAACAACTGAAATTTTTAAACTAGCCTGCTTTTCTGCATTTACCAGCTTTTTTAAAAACATTTAAGTTTAGCAAATATTGATTGTATAATTTTTATCAGCTAATCATAGCACTACTTTTATATTTCATTTGTATTGAATTAATAAAGGAAATACCATAAATTATGCCAACATTTGTCAAAATAGAAACAGGAATTGTTAATAAATCAATTTTTGACCAATACGTGTCGGCTCATAAGGCGTATGTTCGCCAATTAATTGCTCAAGGACATAAGGCAAAAACTGGTTATTGGGGAGAATTAGGTGGAGGAATGCTCCTTTTTGAAGCTAATTCACTACCAGAAGCCCAAGCAATAGTAGCTCAAGATCCTCTTGTCGTCAATAACTGTGTCAAATATGAATTGCACGAATGGTGCATTGTAGTTGAATAAAGCCAAATCTAAATTTAACCGTTTACTTATGGTCAATACCTTACTCTTCTCTTCTCCTATAGAAAAGCAAGCCTGAAATTTTCAGGCAATAAAAAACTGGGACAGAAGCAAGATCGAGAAATAATCTTAAACTGCTCTCCCAGTGACCAATAATCAAATGATCAAAATTAATGTCAAACTCCAATCACTGCTGATTAATTATCAGCAGGATCGGACACAGGTTCAGCCGTAGCGTTTTCCTGAGCAATAATCGCGCGCTTTTTACGCTTAATAGTCAAGTAGCGAATTGCATCTTCGCTCAAGCGCATCATTCTTTCCAAAGGTGCATTTTGACTACCATCGGCTTCATAGTTCATTTGTACGTAAATACCGTCCAAATATTTGCCAACAGGATAGGCAAGTCTTCTTTTGCCTTTGACTTGAACTTCCATGTTCTCCGCACCGTTTTCGGTCAGATAAT contains:
- a CDS encoding clan AA aspartic protease yields the protein MISGVVSNGYATLPVIFRLPNQPNFSINFVIDTGFTDYLCLPSEAVAVLGLPFLYDLPANLANNSNVLLPVHEAIILWHEKEREIRVLATGRKPLLGRALLDCQELTIQFIEGGLVTIKQLES
- a CDS encoding addiction module protein — protein: MRSIEQLTEEILSLPSASRAILADKLVESLEFDTDSTIQSIWVTEAKRRRNEIQDGSVKPIPGEQALAEVRRLIEP
- a CDS encoding type II toxin-antitoxin system RelE/ParE family toxin; the encoded protein is MRYVFHPEALTEYTEAVKYYTEHRVEVAQAFINAIEDTVYRIKESPTRYVVVDDEVRRCMARKFPYGILYTIELVFR
- a CDS encoding sensor histidine kinase KdpD, producing MIEGNEIDASFAYEYSQRRGKHRIYIGMSPGVGKTYRMLLEAKCLLAEGIDVVIGLLETHGREETAEVAAGLELIPRQQIKRGNNTLTEMDTEAILARQPQLVLIDELAHTNVPGSQREKRYQDVEIVLAAGIDVFSTVNIQHLESLNDLVAKITGVVVRERIPDRLLDEADEVVVVDVTPETLQERLREGKIYTPDKIEQSLQNFFQRHNLVALRELALREIADNLEEMAESTTPKDKYCSIHERVLVCISTHPNSSHLLRRGARLASQMRSRLYVLYVSNPDRFLTKEESLYLETCEKLLEQFGGEFIRVNSNNITQAIAETAKKYYITQVVLGQTQRSRWQLFLHSSPVQELLKVLHDVDLHIISTKKPVSIKPL
- the purT gene encoding formate-dependent phosphoribosylglycinamide formyltransferase, with the translated sequence MKNLQLPQKIMLLGAGELGKEFVIAAQRLGNYVIAIDSYPNAPAMQVADTSEVISMLNGDDLERVVQKHQPKFIVPEIEAIRTEKLEEFEHRGITVIPTAAATNYTMNRDRIRDLAANKLGIRTAKYAYATSLEELIQVSAEIGFPNVVKPVMSSSGKGQSIVKSASEVEQAWSNAIAGARGDTQKIIVEEFIDFELEITLMTVKQWDAATIFCPPIGHRQERGDYQESWQPAAICKEKIQQAEAIATKVTDALGGAGIFGVEFFITQDEVIFSELSPRPHDTGMVTLISQNLNEFELHLRAILGIPIPQIELFAPAASAVILAQKHSSEINFTNVAQALTEVDTDLRLFGKPDSRPYRRMGVALAKAETTELARAKALKVAKTISLV
- a CDS encoding YciI family protein, whose amino-acid sequence is MPTFVKIETGIVNKSIFDQYVSAHKAYVRQLIAQGHKAKTGYWGELGGGMLLFEANSLPEAQAIVAQDPLVVNNCVKYELHEWCIVVE
- the rpsF gene encoding 30S ribosomal protein S6, which gives rise to MSNKYELMYILRPDLSEDQVGEAVTKYQDYLTENGAENMEVQVKGKRRLAYPVGKYLDGIYVQMNYEADGSQNAPLERMMRLSEDAIRYLTIKRKKRAIIAQENATAEPVSDPADN